A DNA window from Myxococcota bacterium contains the following coding sequences:
- a CDS encoding class I SAM-dependent methyltransferase yields the protein MARRRTLAQRADKYVYYQRSVQEPEVDVAFLDRTFKKTRGRPARSMREDFAGTSAFSCAWVARHRENTAFAIDLDPEPLDWGRGNNVAALTPDQQSRVKLIEGDVRTVGHEPVDVTVAYNFSYFLFDTRPELVRYFEAARATLKSDGLLFLDVYGGGQAMEALVEETEFDDFIYVWEQKSFDPISHRGENRIHFKFPDGSEMRRAFSYDWRIWTIPELRELLAEAGFSDAHVYWEGTDRKTGEGNDVFSRRERAEGDPAWVAHIIAVK from the coding sequence ATGGCTCGACGCCGAACCCTCGCCCAGCGCGCGGACAAGTACGTCTACTACCAGCGCAGCGTGCAAGAACCCGAGGTGGACGTCGCCTTCCTCGACCGCACCTTCAAGAAGACGCGCGGGCGACCGGCGCGCAGCATGCGTGAGGACTTCGCGGGCACGTCGGCCTTCTCCTGCGCCTGGGTGGCCCGACACCGCGAGAACACCGCCTTCGCGATAGACCTCGACCCGGAGCCCCTCGACTGGGGTCGCGGGAACAACGTCGCGGCGCTCACTCCCGATCAACAGTCGCGGGTGAAGCTGATCGAGGGCGACGTACGCACGGTGGGCCACGAACCCGTCGACGTCACGGTCGCCTACAACTTCTCCTACTTCCTCTTCGACACGCGCCCCGAGCTGGTCCGCTACTTCGAGGCCGCGCGCGCGACGCTGAAGAGCGATGGCCTGCTCTTTCTGGACGTGTACGGGGGTGGCCAGGCGATGGAGGCCCTCGTCGAAGAGACCGAGTTCGACGACTTCATCTACGTCTGGGAGCAGAAGTCCTTCGACCCGATCTCCCATCGGGGCGAGAACCGGATCCACTTCAAGTTCCCGGACGGCAGCGAGATGCGCCGGGCCTTCAGCTACGACTGGCGGATCTGGACGATCCCCGAACTCCGCGAGCTGCTCGCCGAGGCGGGCTTCTCCGACGCCCACGTCTACTGGGAAGGCACCGACCGCAAGACCGGCGAGGGCAACGACGTGTTCTCCCGCCGGGAGCGCGCCGAGGGCGATCCGGCCTGGGTCGCCCACATCATCGCCGTCAAATAG
- the metH gene encoding methionine synthase has protein sequence MALQPEDARKTLEAIFAERILVFDGAMGTMIQGRDLGEADFRGERFRDHSQDLQGNNDLLVLTRPDVIRDIHDAYLAAGADLIETNTFSGTSIAQADYGTESVVHELNREAGRLAVEAATAWTERTPDKPRIAAGAVGPTNKTLSISPDVNDAAFRDIDFDTLRTAYAEQVAGLIEGGVHVILIETIFDTLNAKAAILATQDVFEEKGVELPILLSVTITDKSGRTLSGQTVEAFWTSVRHANPMSVGINCALGATEMRPFLAELAAVAPIPVTVYPNAGLPNAFGGYDETPETTAGFLREFAESGLVNGVGGCCGTTDGHIAAIAQAVDGMVPREVPAEPAEIAFYSGLEPLAIRPESNFLMIGERTNVTGSRRFANLIKKDDYTTAVEVALDQVRGGANIIDVNMDEGMLDSERAMTTFLNLIATEPEVARVPIMIDSSKWSVIEAGLKCVQGRGIVNSISLKEGEADFLDKARKVQGYGAGVVVMAFDEVGQADTTERKIEICERAYRLLVDEVGFDPKAIIFDPNILAIATGIEEHDRYAINFIEATRLIKERCPGAKVSGGVSNLSFSFRGNDLVREAIHTAFLYHAVQAGMDMGIVNAGQLGVYQEIPPELLEHVEDILFARRPDATERMIELAETVKGSGKKREVDLSWREASVAERLSHALVNGIVDFIEEDTEEARQQFDRPLHVIEGPLMDGMKIVGDLFGAGKMFLPQVVKSARAMKRAVAYLTPFMEAEKRASGDVSQSQGKIVMATVKGDVHDIGKNIVGVVLGCNNYEIVDLGVMVPADQILDAAESEGAHIVGLSGLITPSLDEMSHVAAEMERRGMKLPLLIGGATTSRQHTAVKIAPRYNESVVHVNDASRAVGVVSSLLDAGRKRTFDTENRQVQENLRYVYEGRNQRPLVSLADARTKRPELAAAPQEPAFLGRREVEGVTLEDLEPYIDWTFFFAAWEIKGKYPKILDHPERGAAARELFENAQELLAQMKRERQLTPRGVYGFWPAAREGDDLVLYAPEGDGELARFPMLRQQSPQADGKPHYALSDFVAASDGGPRDTVGAFAVTSGVEAEDLARHFEKDLDDYNAIMVKALADRFAEAFAEYLHAQARRDWGYGEGESFSNQDLIAERYRGIRPAFGYPACPDHTRKGDLFRLLDAPAVGIELTESYAMMPGASVSGLYFAHPDAKYFTVGRIDRDQAEDYAQRTGMTLEEVERWLAPNLGYDPEA, from the coding sequence GCCGACTTCCGGGGCGAGCGCTTTCGCGATCACTCCCAGGACCTGCAGGGCAACAACGACCTGCTGGTGCTCACCCGGCCAGACGTCATTCGCGACATCCACGACGCCTACCTCGCCGCCGGCGCCGACCTGATCGAGACCAACACCTTCAGCGGCACCTCCATCGCCCAGGCCGACTACGGCACCGAGTCGGTGGTCCACGAGCTGAACCGCGAAGCCGGGCGTCTCGCCGTGGAAGCGGCGACCGCCTGGACCGAGCGCACGCCCGACAAGCCGCGCATCGCGGCGGGGGCCGTCGGCCCGACCAACAAGACACTGTCGATCTCACCCGACGTGAACGACGCCGCGTTCCGCGACATCGACTTCGACACCCTGCGCACCGCCTACGCCGAGCAGGTCGCCGGCCTGATCGAGGGCGGCGTCCACGTGATCCTGATCGAGACGATCTTCGATACGCTGAACGCGAAGGCCGCCATCCTCGCGACCCAAGACGTCTTCGAGGAGAAGGGCGTCGAGCTGCCGATCCTCTTGTCGGTCACGATCACCGACAAGAGCGGGCGCACCCTCTCGGGTCAGACCGTCGAAGCCTTCTGGACCTCCGTGCGCCACGCGAACCCGATGTCGGTCGGGATCAACTGCGCGCTCGGCGCCACCGAGATGCGCCCGTTCCTCGCCGAACTCGCCGCAGTCGCGCCGATCCCGGTCACCGTCTATCCCAACGCCGGCCTGCCGAATGCCTTCGGCGGCTACGACGAAACCCCCGAAACCACCGCCGGTTTCCTGCGCGAATTCGCCGAGAGCGGCCTCGTGAATGGTGTCGGCGGCTGCTGCGGCACCACCGACGGCCACATCGCGGCCATCGCCCAGGCGGTGGACGGAATGGTGCCGCGCGAAGTGCCGGCCGAGCCGGCCGAGATCGCCTTCTACAGCGGGCTCGAGCCGCTGGCCATCCGGCCGGAATCGAACTTCCTGATGATCGGCGAGCGCACCAACGTCACCGGTTCGCGCCGCTTCGCCAACCTGATCAAGAAGGACGACTACACGACCGCCGTGGAGGTCGCGCTCGACCAGGTGCGCGGCGGGGCCAACATCATCGACGTCAACATGGACGAGGGCATGCTCGACTCCGAGCGGGCCATGACCACCTTCTTGAATCTGATCGCGACCGAGCCGGAAGTGGCGCGGGTGCCGATCATGATCGACAGCTCGAAGTGGAGCGTGATCGAGGCCGGCCTGAAGTGCGTCCAGGGTCGCGGCATCGTGAACTCGATCAGCTTGAAGGAAGGCGAAGCCGACTTCCTGGACAAGGCCCGCAAGGTCCAGGGCTACGGAGCAGGCGTCGTCGTCATGGCCTTCGACGAGGTGGGCCAGGCCGACACCACCGAGCGGAAGATCGAGATCTGCGAGCGCGCCTACCGGCTGCTCGTCGACGAGGTCGGCTTCGACCCGAAGGCGATCATCTTCGACCCGAACATCCTCGCGATCGCGACGGGGATCGAGGAACACGACCGCTACGCCATCAACTTCATCGAGGCGACCCGGCTGATCAAAGAGCGCTGCCCGGGCGCAAAGGTGAGTGGCGGAGTCTCGAACCTCTCGTTCTCGTTCCGCGGCAACGACCTCGTCCGCGAAGCCATCCACACGGCCTTCCTCTACCACGCCGTCCAGGCCGGCATGGACATGGGCATCGTCAATGCGGGCCAGCTCGGCGTCTATCAGGAGATCCCGCCGGAACTCCTCGAGCACGTCGAGGACATCCTGTTCGCCCGCCGCCCCGACGCCACCGAGCGCATGATCGAGCTTGCCGAGACCGTGAAGGGCAGCGGCAAGAAGCGCGAGGTCGACCTCTCCTGGCGCGAAGCATCCGTCGCCGAGCGTCTTTCCCACGCCCTCGTGAACGGCATCGTCGATTTCATCGAAGAGGACACCGAAGAGGCGCGCCAACAGTTCGATCGCCCGCTCCACGTGATCGAAGGACCCCTCATGGACGGCATGAAGATCGTCGGCGACCTGTTCGGCGCCGGGAAGATGTTCCTGCCCCAGGTGGTGAAGAGCGCGCGCGCCATGAAGCGTGCCGTCGCCTACCTGACGCCGTTCATGGAGGCCGAGAAGCGCGCCAGCGGCGACGTTTCCCAGAGCCAGGGCAAGATCGTGATGGCCACCGTCAAGGGCGACGTCCACGACATCGGCAAGAACATCGTGGGCGTGGTGCTCGGCTGCAACAACTACGAGATCGTGGATCTCGGGGTGATGGTGCCGGCCGACCAGATCCTCGATGCCGCGGAATCGGAGGGCGCGCATATCGTCGGGCTGTCAGGGCTGATCACGCCCAGCCTCGACGAGATGAGCCACGTGGCGGCCGAGATGGAACGTCGCGGCATGAAGCTGCCGCTCCTGATCGGCGGCGCGACGACCAGTCGTCAGCACACCGCGGTGAAGATCGCTCCGCGCTACAACGAGAGCGTCGTCCACGTGAACGATGCTTCGCGCGCCGTGGGTGTGGTGTCCTCGCTGCTCGACGCCGGGCGCAAGCGCACCTTCGACACCGAGAACCGCCAGGTCCAGGAGAACCTCCGCTACGTCTACGAGGGACGCAACCAGCGCCCCCTCGTGTCGCTGGCCGATGCGCGCACGAAGCGACCGGAGCTCGCGGCCGCCCCCCAGGAGCCCGCCTTCCTCGGCCGGCGCGAGGTCGAGGGCGTCACCCTCGAGGATCTCGAGCCCTACATCGACTGGACCTTTTTCTTTGCGGCCTGGGAGATCAAGGGGAAGTACCCGAAGATCCTCGACCATCCCGAGAGGGGCGCCGCGGCACGCGAGCTCTTCGAGAACGCCCAGGAGCTGCTCGCGCAGATGAAGCGCGAGCGCCAGCTGACGCCCCGCGGCGTCTACGGCTTCTGGCCCGCGGCCCGCGAGGGCGACGACCTCGTGCTCTACGCGCCCGAGGGCGACGGCGAGCTCGCGCGCTTCCCGATGCTGCGCCAGCAGTCGCCCCAGGCCGACGGCAAGCCCCACTACGCGCTTTCGGATTTCGTCGCTGCGTCGGATGGGGGACCGCGCGATACGGTGGGCGCCTTCGCCGTGACCTCCGGTGTCGAAGCCGAGGACCTGGCGCGCCACTTCGAGAAGGACCTCGACGACTACAACGCGATCATGGTGAAGGCCCTGGCCGACCGCTTCGCCGAGGCCTTCGCGGAGTACCTGCACGCCCAGGCGCGTCGCGACTGGGGCTACGGCGAGGGCGAGTCGTTCTCGAACCAGGACCTGATCGCCGAGCGCTATCGCGGCATCCGACCGGCGTTCGGATACCCGGCGTGCCCCGACCACACCCGCAAGGGAGACCTCTTCCGGCTCCTCGACGCACCCGCCGTCGGGATCGAGCTGACCGAGAGCTACGCGATGATGCCGGGAGCCAGCGTGTCCGGGCTCTACTTCGCCCACCCGGACGCGAAGTACTTCACCGTGGGCCGGATCGACCGCGATCAAGCCGAGGACTACGCCCAGCGTACGGGCATGACCCTCGAAGAGGTGGAGCGCTGGCTCGCGCCGAACCTGGGCTACGACCCCGAAGCCTGA